The genomic region TTCTTGATGCTCTGGTCTTGGTGGAGGAAATGACCGAGATGAGTAAAGATGACAAGATCAATAAAATTTACAGTTTTGCAGTTATTCTCATACTACATCTAATTAAACGGCAAGTAGAACAACGGACGACTCGTTCCTGGGATATTTCTATTTCTAATGCAGTTCGTCAAATTAATCGCACTAATAAACGCCGAAAGGTAAACGGTTACTATTTAAGTGGTTCTGAATTAAAAGCAGCTCTTGCAGATGCCTATTATTCCGCACTAGATGGTGCTTCCTTGGAAGCTTTTGAAGGTCGTTATTCTAGTGAGGAATTAGCTGAGAGAATTGATTATTGTCGTCTAATGAAAGATGCTTGGGATTTGATCTCAAAGCAACAAAATTAGTCGGACGAAAAGTCAACCCATGGGGGTGTTGGATTAAACTCAACCTACATTAATCTTATATTTAATTCCACTGACCCACTTAATTCCATGCTTTTTTACTCTTCCATTTTATCTTTACATAGTTTGGTCTTTTAACGCCAACTTACTTACTACGTCTACGTTAGTAGATTTTAGTAGGTTTTGTCAAAAGGTTTGGTCGACTTCCCTCCTGTCAAAACATGTAGAGTGTTATTGTATTTTTTGATAATTTCTGTTATAATTGCGGGGAGTGGCCACACAGCTTGGGATTTCTCTAGCCAAGGTGGGACAATAGCTCACGCTGGAAAACCATAAAGAGAGGATTTGAAAAAATGGCATTTACACAGCTTCCTTTACCATACGACTTTAACGCTTTAGAAAGTTACGGCATGAAAGCTGAAACCTTTGAATACCATTATGGTAAGCATCACAAAGCATACGTAGACAACCTAAACAAGCTAACTGAAGGTACAGATTTGGCGGATAAGTCTCTGGAAGAAGTAATCCAAATTTCCTTCAAAGATGCATCTAAAGCTGGGGTTTTCAACAATGCAGCACAGGTTTGGAACCATACTTTCTTTTGGAATTCGCTTAAACCTGCAGGTGGCGGTGTCCCTACCGGAGTATTAGCAGACAGAATTAGTCAAGACTTTGGTAGTTTTGACAAATTTAAAGAAGAATTTTCCACAGCAGCAGCAACTCAATTCGGCAGTGGTTGGGCTTGGTTAGTTGATGATGGTGGTACGCTCAAAGTAATCAAAACACCAAACGCCGAAAACCCTCTAGTACACGGTAAAAAACCACTCTTAACCATTGATGTATGGGAACACGCTTACTATATAGACTTTAGAAATGCGCGTCCAGCATTCATCAAAAACTTCTTAGACAATTTAGCCAACTGGGAATTTGCTGCTGCAAATTTAGGCTAAGTCTGATAAGACATTAATAATAAAAAGTTAAAGCTTTTAAGCGTTCATGTTATAGCTACAGCTATAAGATGAACGTAGGTTGGGCTGAAGTATGAAACCCAAAGTCCGCATGGGTTACCCTAAGCCATCCTACAAATAATTGTGCCTCCCTAATTAGAGGTTGGGTAAATAATTGAGAGGACAATTTAACCCTGAAGCAGATTAGCTATGCCATCTTCTGTTGAGCGTCCTTCAATTAACTCCTGAAAATAGTGATTTAATGGTCTTTCAGAACTAATTGTTTTCAAAATAATCCTATCATTTTGAAATTTGTCAATAACTCTCAAGGCTAGGTGAAATTCTGCCGAATTTGGGTGACAGAAATTTGCGTCATAAGCGCAAAAAGTTAGCAAGTAAATAAGAGATAAAAAAGCATTCTGTTTGTATTGGAACTCGAAATCTCCATAGTGTCTAGTTAGTAAATAGTTGATAATTTTTGTAAAATGTTCCAGGTATAGACGAGAAGTTAACAAGGTGTTAGAAGGATTATTAAAATCATAGTACCAAAGTAAAATTCTGCCATACCCCCACAAGTATTGACTTGTTTCAGATGTATATTGTAAGTCAAATAATTGGAAATATCTTTGTTGTAGTTGTTCAGTTACAGCGATTCTTGATAAACACTGTAAATACTCATTTGACACGTTTTTGTCCCTTCCACTATTATCAATAATTAATTTCACCTGAGAGTCAGAAAATAAACTATCTGACATATCTCGTGAACATATAAATTGTGAGAATTGATATAATTTACCAGTAAGAATTATTGCATTAGTCAGTAAATTTTTCTGGTGGTAACTTACAGGTCTATTGTGTCTTAGATATTGATTAGTCGTAGTAATCATAAAATCAATTACTCTGTCAAATTGAGAATTTGTTAATTTTCGTTTCAACCCTGTAACAATCTCCTCATCCTCAATGGATGAAACCTCGATAAATTGTAGTAAATCAGGATTCTGTCTGTGTCCTAAGTGTTGATAAGCTTGTCTGAAACTTGTACTTAGTTGTTCGTAAGTTCGACTATTAATGACATTTAATTGAGAGATTTGATTTAAAGAATTCATAAAATTTCCAAGAGCTACACTTGCGTTCAAACGTCTAATTTGAGACAGAGATCTTTGTTGACGATTTTCACTGATTCTGGAGGGGGGGATGTAGCTATAAGAGACATTAACCCTGTTGACCAAACTAGTTTTAATAGTATATTGGTTTTGCAAATCTTTAACTTCCAGTCTAGGAAAAGATCCTGGTTGTAGATAAAACAGAATTTGTACTAAGACTTCCTGATCATTTTGGTTGCTGTGATGATTGTGATAGTTTTCAATATCAATTCTGTAATCCTGGGGAACACCATTGATAGAGTAATCAGAACCATTGACTCTAATTGGTAAATTAGCACTATTTCTACCACGGGGAATTTTCACAAAGTCTTGATCTCTACTAGCTATTCTTCCTGTTAAGACTGTAAGCTTACCTTCATAAGAAATAGCATCTCTTTCATCAGATAACTCAATCCATACTTCCTGTCCATCAATAGCTATAGCGAACTCAATTCGATCTAAATAAATTCCAAACAAGGGAAACCCCAGCTGATTTTTTTGGATCCATATCTCTGAAAACCTTTGGATTTGAGGTGTGAAACAAATAAAGTTAGATAAATGCAGGTAGGAAATTTTCTCAAAAATATTATATTGACTGATTAAGACAAACTGGTATTGGGGATACTGGGTAGTAAGTTGATTGACAAGGTTAATATCCGGTTGAATTTGCTGGTAAACAATATTAGCAATATCGAGTATAAGTACAGTGATTCGTTTATAAAAAATTTGGTGGTCATGGTATACTTCGATAATCAAACTTATAGACTCTTGACCAATTTGAGATTGAACAAATCTAAAAAAATTAATCTTGCGTAAATAATCACCCAGGTGGTTAATGCTTTCCTGATTTGTAGCTAATTGAGGGAATTGCTGCTGTAAGAAAAACTCAGCTATGGAATAACATACCCGTAAATATGTTGTTTGAGAATTGCATACACTAGGTAAAGATATCTGATGTCTAGTATCAAGAATAGGAATTTGGTAAGGACTATTTTCTGGTTGTGTAAAAGTAACTGGAACTAAAGTAGAAATATCAAAACTATCGAAATCAATAAATACTAGTGGTTTAAATGGTTTAGGGGAGGGGTTATGTAGGTGTCTTTCAAGAATTGCTTCACGGTGACTCCAATAATGATAAGCACTGCTATATAAATAACCGTCCTTAGATCCCAGACCATACCTCATACTCAGGGTCATTAAATCCAAAGTATCACTAATGATAAATAAACGTTCCCTATCTCCTCCGCTTAGTTCAGTTCCCATAGATAGGAAATTTAACTCCTGGGAATTAATAGTTAACTCAGAAGCAAGAAAATTATTACCTATTGGTGCAGTTAAATAAGGATAATTAGAATATTTATCCAGAAACAATTTGTAGTCTCTACTCGATTGAGGAACTATATCAGATTCTTCCTTCACTAAAAAAGTATACTCACAAGCATCAAAATAAGATTGTAAATTAAATAATCTAGGCATATTTTCCTGTTCCTTACTGATTTTAAGTTTTTATGTTTTTTTGAACCTGGTCTAAATTAAGTAGGGAGGCACAATTATTTGTAGGTTCATCTTATATTTAATTCCACCTACCCACTCTCTAAATTACTTTAATAAATTTAGATTTTCTAGTCTATCAATGATTTGGTTAATTTCCATTTTATCAGTAGTTTTATACATCAAATCATATAAATTTGCCTGATTCATGTTAGGGTTATCATGGAAAATAAAATCAATATTGAAATTAAAATTAATTCCCCCAATGTAAGCTACTTTATTCCCTAAAATAGTAATCTTAGCATGGAGATTATCAATCTTGCGAATATTCTGAACATTAAAGCTCCTCCTATAGAAGTTTTCATATCTCACAGACACACTCGAATCAATAAAAACTCTCGTATTTAATGAACCAAGATAACCTGCTATTTCCCTAGATGGTTGAAAACTACGACTATAAATTCTGATCTGTTCATTGTGAGGAAAATTGCGGAGGTTTTCTATCAAATCTTGCTGATATTGTGCTGATGTCAAAAAGTTATCATGATTTTTTCTATATCTTCGAGGATAAATCACGGAGCGCAACCGAAATCCATCACTATTAGCATCAGGTATAACCTCATTTTTACTGTGATTATACCAAAAATTTTGGAAATAACTAATTAGATGTTCATGCTGAGAATTATTACTAACGACTATTCCAGCTTCCGTATTAAAGTCCAAACTGCGACGAGTCAGATTACAGGACCCCAGATAAGCAGCTTTTTCCGAAATATAGGTTTTTAAATGGAAAGCACCACTACGAATCAGTATATTCTCACTCAACAGCATTCTCAAACAAGATTTTTTACGTTCATCGGTTATTTGATATTGTTCCGGTATGACCATAGAATCTGATATTTGTTCATCAATGCGGTCTAAAAGTTCATTGTTTAAATCTGTTAATATATAAACAGGTAATTTTGCGGACTTGTGACAAATTAATTCTGTTAAGTGCTCATCCTCAATAATATAACTAGAAACTAGTAAAAACTCACTTGCTTGGTCAATAATTTGGTGGATAGTTCTCCGATTTTTACCACTATCGATTACAAAACTAATTTGAGACGCATGTGAGGGATTTGGTTGTAGTTCATCAGGTAAACCTATGGGTTGATATTGGTATGTTGACACATATTGATCAACTAGTAACTGAACATCTGTGGTCAATTTTGATATATAATCTTCCTGTATTTTGCTACTAAATCCTAGGAATGTAATAGCAGATCTTAATCTGATAGGTAATTCCTCTATAGGAATCCAAATTTTCACTTGTTGAACATTATTATTAGATAGGTGACAATCAAAATTAAGAAAGAAATTATTTAAATCATGAGATTTCAAAGCATAATTAATTTTTTCCAAATCAGGTAAATTTTGCCAATAATCTTGAGATGCGTTCCATAGTAGTTGGATAAAATCTGAGTTTAAACCTGGGTAATCAGATTCTTGTATAGTCAGGAGGTAATTTCCCATTTGTTCATAAACAGTACCAGAAAAAATAGGAATTTGTGTATCTCCTGCTGTTAAACTAATGCTTCCTTCCTCGCAGACAAAGTTATAAGCATATTCCTGAATATCTCGATCATTTAATTGAGAGTCTATATGTTTGAGCAACTTGAGAGATGGTACTTGGTAAATATCACTTGCTCTCATAGCACCACGACTTTGTTTGCACAAGTTAATTAAAACCGATTCTGGGATAAAATCTAATCCGAAAGATTGACGTAACAATTCAGGTGTTCTTCTCCGATATTTGGTAGATATCGCTTGTACTTCTTGAACTAAATAATTTAAGGATACGGATGTAGCTTGTGTTCCATTTAATAGCAGTCTTTCAAATTTTCCCGATAATCTAACTTGTATTTTCATAATTCACGGTTGATTGAGATGGGGACTTGATTTAGATGATAACTTGACGTTCTTGAGAGACAGCAGGATGATATAATAATGATCTAAGGGGAGAATTATATCTTCGCCATACATCACAGTCACCAAATAAAAATAGATAATCTTTTGCTCTTGTTAGGGCTATATTAATATCCTCTACTGGAATATTTTTAGGACTACCTGAACAATTAACCATAATGATTTTCCTTTCCTTTCCACTCCATTCTCCTGCTGTACCAACAAATAGTTGATTCTGATATATGGATGAGATTGTAGGTAAAATTTCCTTAATAGCATCTGTCTGGGTTGGAGAAAATGTAATCATCCCTATTTCGGACATAACTTGTCCATCCTGATTTCTGATTAATTTTTCTAAAAATCTAACCATATTTTCTGCTACGGGTTTATCCCCTACCATGGTGTCAGATACATCTTGCCAAATAATTCTTCTATTAATTTGCGATAGATTGATTCCAGGTAGGTTATCATCAATGTAATATGACTGACTATATACCCAATAATTACAAATACACGAGTAGACAACTTTAGCCATGACTGGATGTAGTCTAAACTGTTCCTTTAATGTACAAACATAAGCTGGTGATAAATGCCTTTGCAGCCATTGAAAGCAATTAAATTGCAAACAGTTATAAGGATATGGGATAGATTTTTTAGCTTGTCCATATGTTGGAGACATATCTTCACCAAACAAAACCAGTTTTTTGCATAATCCTGCCAAAAATAATAGCTCTATCCAATGGAGACGATTTGCTTCTTCTACGATGATTATATCAAAACTAGTTTCCCATAAAACCCTATTTTCCACCTGCATGAACTCAGCAACAGTACCAGTAATAGTGACTTGTGGATTGGCTAAAAGTTGACGGGCAATTTCTTCAATTCCTGCTTGTGAGAGGTGATTATAAATTTGGCTTAATCTTAATTGCTCTTGTAAAAAAGGCAATAGTTGTTTCAACCGATAAGCTAATAAGTTTAGTCTTGCTTGGGTTAAGTTTTGAAATTCTGACTCTAACTTTAGTATATCTGCTAATTGTTGATAGGTGTTATTTTCAATAATTGGCAACCATGTTTCTAATTTTGCTGGTGTTCTTAATTTTGACAACTCTACATCTGGTAGTAAATGTAATGGCAAATAATCCATTTTAGCTTGAGCTAAATTATCATAACGTAAGCGATTGATTACCTTTTGATAATAATCCCCTTGTGGGGAAAGTACCAGTGGATAAGTTGTTAGGTTATAATAGGGTGACAAGGATGCCAAATTATGAGCTAAAATCAACATCTTATGAGAACAATCAATAGCCACTTGAGCAAGATTTTTAGCAATAGAGGTTTTTCCTGTTGCTCCTGTTCCGGAAATCACAGTGATAGGACTATTTGAAAGTGCCATTTCCAACGCTATTTGTTGATTTCCACTCAGGGGAATCCTAGGACTAATGGAAGGAAAGTTTAAGGATAATCGCTCCTGAGAGTAAAATGCGCTGTTCCTACAGATCGTTTGTATGATTACCTCTATGGATAATGAGGCAAAATTGTAAATCTCTAATAGTTTTTCCCATTGTGCTTGGGTAACAGGTGAAATTTCAGCTGCTGTATATATTAAATTTTTTAATTGT from Cylindrospermopsis curvispora GIHE-G1 harbors:
- a CDS encoding DUF29 family protein, whose translation is MEELLELKTLLTQGKVLDALVLVEEMTEMSKDDKINKIYSFAVILILHLIKRQVEQRTTRSWDISISNAVRQINRTNKRRKVNGYYLSGSELKAALADAYYSALDGASLEAFEGRYSSEELAERIDYCRLMKDAWDLISKQQN
- the sodB gene encoding superoxide dismutase [Fe], translating into MAFTQLPLPYDFNALESYGMKAETFEYHYGKHHKAYVDNLNKLTEGTDLADKSLEEVIQISFKDASKAGVFNNAAQVWNHTFFWNSLKPAGGGVPTGVLADRISQDFGSFDKFKEEFSTAAATQFGSGWAWLVDDGGTLKVIKTPNAENPLVHGKKPLLTIDVWEHAYYIDFRNARPAFIKNFLDNLANWEFAAANLG
- a CDS encoding phospholipase D-like domain-containing protein produces the protein MKIQVRLSGKFERLLLNGTQATSVSLNYLVQEVQAISTKYRRRTPELLRQSFGLDFIPESVLINLCKQSRGAMRASDIYQVPSLKLLKHIDSQLNDRDIQEYAYNFVCEEGSISLTAGDTQIPIFSGTVYEQMGNYLLTIQESDYPGLNSDFIQLLWNASQDYWQNLPDLEKINYALKSHDLNNFFLNFDCHLSNNNVQQVKIWIPIEELPIRLRSAITFLGFSSKIQEDYISKLTTDVQLLVDQYVSTYQYQPIGLPDELQPNPSHASQISFVIDSGKNRRTIHQIIDQASEFLLVSSYIIEDEHLTELICHKSAKLPVYILTDLNNELLDRIDEQISDSMVIPEQYQITDERKKSCLRMLLSENILIRSGAFHLKTYISEKAAYLGSCNLTRRSLDFNTEAGIVVSNNSQHEHLISYFQNFWYNHSKNEVIPDANSDGFRLRSVIYPRRYRKNHDNFLTSAQYQQDLIENLRNFPHNEQIRIYSRSFQPSREIAGYLGSLNTRVFIDSSVSVRYENFYRRSFNVQNIRKIDNLHAKITILGNKVAYIGGINFNFNIDFIFHDNPNMNQANLYDLMYKTTDKMEINQIIDRLENLNLLK
- a CDS encoding AAA domain-containing protein; translated protein: MNFNEPNETEENKIEELDRGGFKRQLKNLIYTAAEISPVTQAQWEKLLEIYNFASLSIEVIIQTICRNSAFYSQERLSLNFPSISPRIPLSGNQQIALEMALSNSPITVISGTGATGKTSIAKNLAQVAIDCSHKMLILAHNLASLSPYYNLTTYPLVLSPQGDYYQKVINRLRYDNLAQAKMDYLPLHLLPDVELSKLRTPAKLETWLPIIENNTYQQLADILKLESEFQNLTQARLNLLAYRLKQLLPFLQEQLRLSQIYNHLSQAGIEEIARQLLANPQVTITGTVAEFMQVENRVLWETSFDIIIVEEANRLHWIELLFLAGLCKKLVLFGEDMSPTYGQAKKSIPYPYNCLQFNCFQWLQRHLSPAYVCTLKEQFRLHPVMAKVVYSCICNYWVYSQSYYIDDNLPGINLSQINRRIIWQDVSDTMVGDKPVAENMVRFLEKLIRNQDGQVMSEIGMITFSPTQTDAIKEILPTISSIYQNQLFVGTAGEWSGKERKIIMVNCSGSPKNIPVEDINIALTRAKDYLFLFGDCDVWRRYNSPLRSLLYHPAVSQERQVII